One Glycine soja cultivar W05 chromosome 2, ASM419377v2, whole genome shotgun sequence genomic region harbors:
- the LOC114374542 gene encoding uncharacterized protein LOC114374542, translating into MTLKSPKEIWDYLKEEYNGDDRIRNMQVLNLRREFEFQRMEESETIKEYSNKLLGIANKIKLLGSDFADSRIVEKILVTVPERYEASIASLENTKDLSKITLAEVLHALQAQ; encoded by the coding sequence ATGACTCTTAAATCACCCAAAGAAATTTGGGATTATCTGAAAGAGGAATACAATGGAGATGATAGAATACGAAACATGCAAGTGCTGAATTTAAGGAGAGAATTTGAGTTTCAAAGGATGGAAGAGTCAgagacaatcaaagaatactcaAACAAATTGTTGGGTATTGCCAACAAGATAAAGTTGTTGGGAAGTGATTTTGCTGATTCGAGAATTGTAGAGAAAATTTTGGTAACGGTGCCGGAGAGGTATGAAGCATCTATAGCTTCATTGGAGAACACAAAGGATCTGTCGAAAATCACATTGGCAGAAGTGCTACATGCCCTGCAAGCTCAATAG